The following coding sequences lie in one Zingiber officinale cultivar Zhangliang chromosome 2B, Zo_v1.1, whole genome shotgun sequence genomic window:
- the LOC122047703 gene encoding protein YELLOW LEAF 1, choloroplastic-like, translating to MSLTGAIAPTLATAVKNFQGIGESRWIHLQGSPLLMPRTTKCHPLRQTLDARRIGSAAVICAAALNARCAAEQTQTVTRQSSTITIAPVQGKEKSPELDDGGTGFPPRDDDGGGGGGGGGGGHWAGGFFFFGLLAFLGLMKDQEDEGSYGKQKARY from the exons ATGTCTCTAACAGGGGCAATTGCGCCTACTCTGGCGACTGCAGTTAAAAACTTTCAAG GGATAGGAGAATCAAGATGGATCCACCTGCAAGGTTCTCCTCTCTTGATGCCAAGAACCACCAAATGCCATCCATTAAGACAAACATTGGATGCTCGGCGAATTGGCTCTGCTGCAGTGATTTGTGCTGCTGCCTTG AATGCAAGATGTGCAGCGGAGCAAACGCAGACAGTTACGCGCCAATCGTCCACGATAACAATTGCTCCTGTCCAAG GAAAGGAGAAATCACCAGAGCTTGACGATGGAGGAACAGGCTTCCCTCCTCGTGATGACGACGGTGGTGGGGGTGGGGGTGGAGGAGGGGGCGGCCACTGGGCTGGtggtttcttcttcttcggcttGCTCGCTTTCTTAGGGCTAATGAAGGATCAAGAAGACGAGGGGTCCTACGGCAAACAGAAAGCAAGATACTGA